A region of Acidimicrobiales bacterium DNA encodes the following proteins:
- a CDS encoding MFS transporter, producing the protein MKRRLAELTAGGPVLPLVVLIGLNLMDEVDRDAFGVLIPNIRDALHLSDQGILTVVALAAAAGLLLTVPISLLADRTNRVRLALLGAVVWSLFSLGTAATFGVVMLVIVRAGTSVGQGVVFPTHNSLLSDYYPIEARPRVFAAHRGGNSLGVVIGVLVGAGLAHVFNWRVPFVVFAVPTLALVVVGLRMKEPVRGGFEREAGGAADGALGVEPPPSFGEAYRMVWKIAALRRIFVALPFLAAAIIGFQSLASIQYDRTFHLDEVQRALITVPVQVFEVAGLLIAARYGTRLATRSPSLVFKMLAVASVVASLAGLLFAFAPSVPVAFIANGLIAGSLAVVGPGVLASLSLALPPRARAIGFSIGALFVLPGLIVLPVIGGIGDALGTRWGMAMLTPVFLVGGLLVAAVGAVIDKDIHDVWTSTATRAELLLARQGGRLPLLMIRGLDVGYGGVRVLYEIDLDVDEGEIVALLGTNGAGKSTLLRAIGGVTEADNGAVVFDGRDITHMPPEEIARLGIAQVPGGEGVFPSLTVDDNLRAAAWGLRHEPDEARRRWEQVYAQFPILADRRGEPAADLSGGQQQMLALGMALVARPRLLLIDELSLGLAPIVVEQLLELVRELRDRGTTVVLVEQSVNVALEVADRALFMEKGELRFSGSAADLLERPDVLRSVFLHGAAEGVGAATRDTSPGHDQGARGPAPSGATRRRGEPLRAGSALPAAGAASTASAASAGSASAPTTRAPGELRAAAADPGRQPHLEVRGLSVSFGGIAAVRDVSLSVAHGEIVGIIGPNGAGKTTLFDLVSGFTPSTAGEVRLDGVDLTAASASRRADLGLGRSFQDSRLFPSLTVAETLAVSLERWIDAGDTLAAALRAPALVDSEAAIAARVDELLELFGLGPYRDSFVGDLSTGTRRLVDLAGVVGHGPSLLLLDEPSSGIAQREAEALAPLLINLRDHLDATLLVVEHDIHLVSTVAGRLVAMDQGLLIADGPPGEVLAHPQVLEAYLGSGGATLRRTGQREPRPNHEPHPNKATTT; encoded by the coding sequence ATGAAGCGCCGTCTCGCCGAACTGACCGCCGGGGGCCCGGTGCTGCCGCTGGTCGTGCTGATCGGCTTGAACCTCATGGACGAAGTCGACCGCGACGCGTTCGGCGTGCTGATCCCCAACATCCGCGACGCGCTCCACTTGTCCGACCAGGGCATCTTGACGGTGGTGGCGCTCGCGGCTGCGGCAGGTCTGCTCCTCACCGTGCCGATCTCGCTGCTCGCCGACCGCACGAACCGGGTTCGCCTGGCGCTGCTCGGGGCGGTGGTGTGGTCGCTGTTCTCACTCGGCACCGCCGCCACGTTCGGGGTCGTGATGCTGGTGATCGTCCGCGCCGGCACCTCGGTGGGGCAAGGCGTCGTGTTCCCGACCCACAACTCGCTGTTGTCCGACTACTACCCGATCGAAGCGCGCCCGCGGGTGTTCGCGGCGCACCGCGGCGGCAACTCGCTCGGCGTGGTGATCGGCGTGCTCGTCGGCGCAGGGCTCGCCCACGTCTTCAACTGGCGGGTTCCGTTCGTGGTGTTCGCCGTCCCGACCTTGGCGCTGGTGGTGGTGGGCCTCCGCATGAAGGAGCCGGTGCGAGGTGGTTTCGAGCGCGAGGCCGGCGGTGCGGCCGACGGCGCGCTCGGGGTCGAACCACCACCGTCGTTCGGTGAGGCCTACCGCATGGTGTGGAAGATCGCGGCGCTGCGGCGGATCTTCGTGGCGCTGCCGTTCCTCGCGGCGGCCATCATCGGCTTCCAGTCGCTCGCGTCGATCCAGTACGACCGCACGTTCCACCTCGACGAGGTGCAGCGGGCGCTCATCACCGTTCCCGTCCAGGTCTTCGAGGTGGCCGGCCTGCTGATCGCCGCCAGGTACGGGACCCGACTGGCGACGCGGAGCCCCTCGCTCGTGTTCAAGATGCTGGCGGTCGCCTCCGTCGTGGCGTCCCTCGCCGGCCTGCTGTTCGCGTTCGCGCCCTCGGTGCCGGTGGCGTTCATCGCCAACGGGCTCATCGCCGGGTCGCTCGCCGTGGTCGGACCCGGGGTGCTCGCGTCGCTGTCGCTGGCGCTGCCGCCACGGGCCCGGGCCATCGGGTTCTCGATCGGTGCGCTGTTCGTGCTCCCCGGGTTGATCGTGTTGCCGGTGATCGGCGGGATCGGCGACGCCCTCGGCACCCGCTGGGGCATGGCGATGCTCACGCCGGTCTTCCTGGTCGGCGGCTTGCTCGTGGCGGCCGTCGGCGCGGTGATCGACAAGGACATCCACGACGTGTGGACGTCGACCGCGACGCGGGCTGAACTGCTCCTCGCGCGTCAGGGCGGCCGGCTGCCGTTGCTCATGATCCGAGGCCTCGACGTCGGCTACGGCGGGGTGCGCGTGTTGTACGAGATCGACCTCGACGTCGACGAGGGCGAGATCGTGGCGTTGCTCGGCACGAACGGCGCGGGCAAGTCGACGTTGTTGCGCGCGATCGGCGGGGTGACCGAAGCCGACAACGGCGCGGTCGTGTTCGACGGACGCGACATCACGCACATGCCGCCCGAGGAGATCGCCCGGCTCGGCATCGCCCAGGTGCCGGGCGGCGAGGGTGTGTTCCCGTCGCTCACGGTCGATGACAACTTGCGTGCCGCGGCCTGGGGGTTGCGCCACGAGCCCGACGAAGCACGGCGCCGTTGGGAGCAGGTCTACGCGCAGTTCCCGATCCTCGCCGATCGACGCGGCGAACCGGCGGCCGACCTGTCCGGCGGCCAGCAGCAGATGCTCGCCCTCGGCATGGCGCTGGTGGCCCGGCCGCGGTTGTTGCTCATCGACGAGCTGTCGCTCGGTCTGGCCCCGATCGTGGTGGAGCAGCTTCTCGAGCTCGTGCGCGAGCTGCGCGATCGGGGCACCACGGTGGTGCTGGTGGAGCAGTCGGTGAACGTGGCGCTCGAGGTCGCCGACCGGGCGCTGTTCATGGAGAAGGGCGAGCTGCGGTTCAGCGGCTCGGCCGCGGACCTCCTCGAGCGGCCGGACGTGCTGCGATCGGTCTTTCTGCACGGGGCCGCCGAAGGCGTCGGCGCAGCCACCCGCGACACGTCACCCGGCCACGATCAGGGCGCGCGCGGCCCGGCGCCATCGGGTGCGACGCGCCGGCGTGGCGAGCCCCTGCGTGCAGGGTCCGCGCTGCCGGCCGCGGGCGCGGCGTCGACGGCGTCGGCGGCGTCGGCGGGGTCGGCCTCTGCCCCCACCACCCGCGCGCCCGGCGAGCTCCGTGCCGCCGCGGCCGACCCCGGCCGGCAACCCCACCTCGAGGTACGTGGGTTGTCCGTGTCGTTCGGCGGGATCGCCGCGGTCCGCGACGTCAGCCTGTCGGTCGCGCACGGAGAGATCGTCGGCATCATCGGACCCAACGGCGCCGGCAAGACCACGCTGTTCGACCTGGTCTCGGGGTTCACGCCGAGCACCGCGGGTGAAGTGCGCCTCGACGGCGTCGACCTCACGGCGGCGAGCGCCAGCCGTCGAGCCGATCTCGGGTTGGGACGCTCGTTCCAGGACTCCCGGCTGTTCCCGTCGCTGACGGTCGCGGAGACGTTGGCCGTGTCGCTCGAGCGCTGGATCGACGCGGGTGACACGCTGGCCGCCGCGCTCCGCGCTCCGGCACTGGTCGACAGTGAGGCCGCGATCGCGGCGCGGGTCGACGAGCTGCTCGAGCTCTTCGGTCTGGGGCCGTACCGTGACAGCTTCGTCGGTGACCTCTCGACGGGTACGCGGCGGTTGGTCGACCTCGCGGGTGTCGTCGGCCACGGCCCGTCGTTGCTGTTGCTCGACGAGCCGTCGTCGGGGATCGCCCAGCGCGAAGCCGAGGCGCTGGCACCGCTGCTCATCAACCTCCGTGACCACCTCGATGCCACGCTGCTCGTGGTCGAACACGACATCCATCTCGTGTCCACGGTCGCCGGTCGCCTGGTGGCGATGGACCAGGGGTTGTTGATCGCCGACGGCCCGCCCGGCGAGGTGCTGGCCCACCCCCAGGTGCTCGAGGCGTACCTGGGCTCCGGAGGTGCGACCCTCCGACGGACCGGCCAGCGCGAACCGCGCCCGAACCACGAACCGCACCCGAACAAGGCGACGACGACGTGA
- a CDS encoding ABC transporter permease — protein sequence MTTAVADPVQSSPGPARRAFRAVTASTLAGTLGPAVGVVVLQLVAFPVPLGVWVQGLVLGLLDAMVAVGLSLVYRANRILNFAQADLGAVPTVLAFGLITLSGVGYVVGLLTGLAAAVVLGAVVEFLIIRRFFRAPRLILTVATVGLSQLLITVSLLLPRIWGSSLLSSETVSFPWHTSFTLSPLVFGSDHIVAMVVAPLALGAVALWLVRTDIGVAVRASAERGERAFMLGIPVRRLQTVVWVVASVLSFLGVFLRAAIVGLPLSATLSLGALVAALTALTLGGFTDFAAVGAAAVALGILQQGVAWHEQTRPTFVYAVLAAVLLVGIVIRRPGTRRAERADISTWEAATDVRPLPQSVRGRWEVRLATAGGAAVVVALAALLPLWLDSSQQLKAATVLVFALITLSIVLLSGWAGQVSLGHMAFVAVGAVMGAVGLVDWGLDLSLALVVAGVAGAVAAVLVGLPALRLGGLFFAVTTLVFGLAATGWLLNRSFFTWIPSDRLDRPHLFATFSLSSQATAYEVCLVVLAAALLAAHGVRRSRPGRVTRAVRMNDRAARAYGVSAVRTKLAAFAVSGFLAGVAGCLLVVLQQAYSENTYAPAESLGVFTAAAVGGLGSTLGAVLGALFLQGGRWFLPSTWQLLPTAIGVLAVLMIWPGGLADLLLRARDALARRLAVHRGIDAPSLTGRTPEAGLDDGDTPSRVDGRLEAGAHALQNASSGGPGGPGGPAVTGGAGGAAP from the coding sequence ATGACCACCGCCGTCGCTGACCCGGTGCAGTCGAGTCCCGGCCCGGCCCGGCGCGCGTTCCGCGCCGTCACCGCGTCCACCCTCGCCGGCACGCTCGGACCGGCGGTGGGTGTCGTGGTGTTGCAGCTCGTCGCGTTCCCGGTGCCGCTCGGGGTGTGGGTGCAGGGGCTCGTGCTGGGTCTGCTCGACGCGATGGTCGCGGTGGGTCTCTCGCTCGTCTACCGGGCCAACCGGATCCTGAACTTCGCCCAGGCCGATCTCGGCGCGGTGCCCACGGTGCTGGCGTTCGGCCTGATCACGCTGTCGGGTGTGGGTTACGTGGTCGGACTCCTCACCGGCCTGGCCGCGGCGGTCGTGCTCGGCGCGGTGGTGGAGTTCCTCATCATCCGGCGGTTCTTCCGGGCGCCGAGGTTGATCTTGACGGTGGCCACCGTGGGGTTGTCGCAGCTGCTGATCACGGTCAGCCTGCTGCTGCCCCGCATCTGGGGCTCTTCCCTGCTCAGCAGCGAGACGGTGAGCTTCCCGTGGCACACGTCGTTCACGTTGTCGCCGCTGGTGTTCGGCTCGGACCACATCGTGGCGATGGTCGTGGCCCCGCTCGCGCTGGGCGCCGTCGCCTTGTGGCTGGTGCGCACCGATATCGGCGTGGCGGTTCGCGCCAGCGCCGAGCGCGGCGAGCGGGCGTTCATGTTGGGCATCCCCGTCCGGCGGCTGCAGACCGTCGTGTGGGTGGTGGCGTCGGTGCTGTCGTTCCTCGGCGTGTTCCTGCGGGCGGCCATCGTCGGTCTGCCGCTGTCGGCAACGCTCAGCCTCGGCGCGCTGGTGGCGGCGCTCACCGCGCTCACCCTCGGCGGGTTCACCGATTTCGCGGCCGTGGGAGCTGCCGCGGTGGCGTTGGGCATCCTCCAACAAGGGGTGGCGTGGCACGAGCAGACCCGTCCGACGTTCGTGTACGCGGTGCTGGCGGCCGTGTTGCTGGTCGGCATCGTGATCCGGCGGCCCGGGACGCGGCGGGCGGAGCGAGCCGACATCTCCACCTGGGAAGCGGCCACCGACGTCCGTCCCTTGCCGCAGTCGGTCCGCGGCCGCTGGGAGGTGCGCCTCGCAACGGCGGGCGGCGCGGCGGTGGTCGTCGCGCTGGCTGCGCTGCTCCCGTTGTGGCTCGACTCGTCACAACAGCTCAAGGCCGCCACCGTCTTGGTGTTCGCGTTGATCACCTTGTCGATCGTCTTGCTGAGCGGCTGGGCCGGTCAGGTGAGCTTGGGGCACATGGCGTTCGTGGCCGTGGGCGCCGTCATGGGGGCGGTCGGGCTGGTCGACTGGGGCCTCGACCTCTCGCTGGCGCTCGTCGTCGCCGGGGTGGCCGGTGCCGTCGCGGCGGTGCTCGTGGGGTTGCCCGCGCTGCGCCTCGGCGGCTTGTTCTTCGCGGTCACCACGCTGGTGTTCGGTTTGGCGGCCACCGGGTGGTTGCTGAACCGCAGCTTCTTCACGTGGATACCGAGCGACCGCCTGGACCGACCCCACTTGTTCGCCACGTTCTCCCTGTCGTCGCAGGCCACCGCGTACGAGGTGTGTCTGGTCGTGCTCGCCGCCGCGCTCCTGGCCGCCCACGGGGTCCGACGATCGCGACCCGGCCGCGTCACGAGGGCGGTGCGGATGAACGACCGCGCTGCGAGGGCCTACGGCGTGTCCGCGGTGCGCACCAAGCTGGCCGCGTTCGCGGTGTCGGGGTTCCTGGCGGGCGTGGCCGGTTGCCTGCTCGTCGTGCTCCAGCAGGCCTACAGCGAGAACACGTACGCACCGGCCGAGAGCCTCGGTGTGTTCACGGCGGCGGCCGTCGGTGGCTTGGGCTCGACGTTGGGCGCGGTGCTCGGTGCGTTGTTCCTGCAAGGCGGCCGGTGGTTCCTGCCGTCGACGTGGCAACTGCTGCCGACCGCGATCGGCGTGCTCGCCGTGTTGATGATCTGGCCCGGCGGCCTGGCCGACCTCTTGTTGCGGGCCCGCGACGCCCTGGCCCGACGGCTCGCAGTGCACCGCGGCATCGACGCCCCTTCGCTCACCGGTCGCACGCCCGAAGCGGGCCTTGACGACGGCGACACACCGAGCCGGGTCGACGGTCGCCTCGAGGCCGGCGCGCACGCGCTGCAGAACGCGTCGTCGGGTGGGCCGGGTGGGCCGGGTGGGCCGGCTGTGACGGGAGGGGCGGGAGGGGCGGCTCCATGA
- a CDS encoding DinB family protein — protein MSPTPDNLASRGILLDSFSRIEEQVRHISASITPEQLAFRPDSQANTIAWQIWHLGRGQDAQIADIAGRPQVWKAGGWVERFGLPFDEDATGYGQSPDEAGQVDVRADLLGGYHAEVHAMTVEYLREVDTLELARIVDDGWDPPVTAAVRLVSVIGDCMQHLGQAAYIRGLAERAAHRAT, from the coding sequence ATGTCGCCCACGCCTGACAACCTGGCCAGCCGAGGCATCCTGCTCGACTCCTTCAGCCGGATCGAGGAGCAGGTCCGGCACATCAGCGCCTCGATCACACCCGAGCAGCTCGCCTTCCGGCCCGACTCGCAGGCCAACACCATCGCCTGGCAGATCTGGCACCTCGGCCGGGGACAGGACGCCCAGATCGCCGACATCGCGGGCCGGCCCCAAGTGTGGAAGGCCGGCGGGTGGGTCGAGCGGTTCGGACTGCCGTTCGACGAGGACGCCACGGGTTACGGGCAGTCGCCCGACGAGGCAGGGCAGGTGGACGTCCGCGCCGATCTGCTCGGCGGCTACCACGCCGAAGTGCACGCCATGACCGTCGAGTACCTGCGCGAGGTCGACACCCTCGAACTGGCTCGGATCGTCGACGACGGATGGGATCCGCCGGTCACCGCGGCGGTCCGGCTGGTCAGCGTCATCGGCGACTGCATGCAACATCTCGGCCAAGCCGCGTACATCCGCGGCCTGGCCGAGCGCGCCGCTCATCGCGCCACCTGA
- a CDS encoding DUF2630 family protein: MDDHEVVQRINELAEEEHRLERSHVGEPLSADDLGRLHEIEVALDQCWDLLRQRRARREIGGDPADTAVRPESTVEGYQQ; encoded by the coding sequence GTGGATGACCACGAGGTGGTGCAACGGATCAATGAGTTGGCAGAGGAGGAGCATCGGCTCGAGCGCTCGCATGTGGGCGAGCCGCTGAGCGCCGACGACCTCGGTCGGCTGCACGAGATCGAGGTCGCGCTCGACCAGTGTTGGGACCTGCTCCGTCAGCGGCGGGCTCGTCGCGAGATCGGCGGCGATCCGGCCGACACGGCCGTCCGCCCCGAGTCCACCGTCGAGGGATACCAGCAGTAG
- a CDS encoding alpha-ketoglutarate-dependent dioxygenase AlkB yields MTVALAAEPEVERLDLGAGAWVDVVRGWIDDGDELHDHLAERVPWRGSQVYRYDHYVQERRVGSFWKLGSPPPHPVLLDAQRWLQHRYHVRFDGCSLIRYRDGSDGQAFHRDRELRWLDETLICVLSLGARRPWLLRPRANRHDHDLPAKGATHDFAPDSGDLLVMGGTCQVGWEHSVAYQPASAYGSRVSLQWRWTSRRGRPEVGANYRAPRFYGRGGA; encoded by the coding sequence ATGACGGTCGCGCTGGCAGCCGAGCCGGAGGTGGAGCGGCTCGACCTGGGTGCCGGCGCGTGGGTCGATGTGGTGCGCGGGTGGATCGACGACGGCGACGAGCTACACGACCACCTCGCCGAGAGGGTCCCGTGGCGGGGGAGCCAGGTCTACCGGTACGACCATTACGTGCAGGAGCGGCGGGTGGGCTCGTTCTGGAAGCTCGGCTCGCCGCCGCCCCATCCCGTCCTGCTCGACGCACAGCGCTGGTTGCAGCACCGCTACCACGTGCGGTTCGACGGGTGCAGCCTCATCCGGTATCGCGACGGAAGCGACGGCCAGGCGTTTCACCGCGATCGGGAGCTGCGCTGGCTCGACGAGACCCTGATCTGCGTGCTCAGCCTCGGTGCCCGTCGGCCTTGGCTGCTCCGACCACGGGCGAACCGTCACGACCACGACCTGCCGGCCAAAGGCGCCACCCATGACTTCGCGCCCGATTCGGGTGACCTGCTGGTGATGGGCGGGACCTGCCAAGTCGGCTGGGAGCACTCGGTTGCCTACCAGCCCGCGAGCGCGTACGGCAGCCGGGTGTCGTTGCAGTGGCGGTGGACGTCGCGCCGAGGTCGCCCCGAGGTCGGGGCCAACTACCGGGCGCCGCGCTTCTACGGCCGCGGCGGCGCATGA
- a CDS encoding NlpC/P60 family protein, whose translation MNRRPVVALALALGVLLSVALLPSPAPAQTIPPIVPQPGESSTTSTTTATTRPSPPSAPSSSTTTRRPTTTTTPGNQPPVPKIVRQPVADPVFDQGVMVDRLHALLIQAQLTLATSNQSVVQAQGVLDKANAALAKAGNVSRAADRRVAHWRTVLARLAIRSYVSDDDMSFEGKLEGDPTPTYRSLTVGEARRQFASAEDNAHARHQRAGAARRDRDRARDALQKVQQSQQDVNHKITSLFDQLGVAQTKLSQLAIGDKAISPEQAQRLLAEALARRGLDGYGTAPLLDPRVQSAIQFARDQMGKPYQWGGNGPNSFDCSGLTQQAFLHAGTAIPRVAADQQAYTVPVSPADAQPGDLVFFGTPATHVGLYIGDGYMIDAPYTGTVVRLDPVYRRSISGFGRVVF comes from the coding sequence GTGAACCGCCGTCCGGTGGTCGCGCTCGCCCTGGCGCTGGGTGTGCTGTTGTCGGTGGCGCTCCTGCCATCGCCCGCGCCGGCCCAGACCATCCCGCCGATCGTGCCGCAGCCGGGCGAGTCCAGCACCACCAGCACCACCACGGCGACCACGCGGCCCAGCCCGCCCTCGGCGCCGTCGAGCAGCACGACGACCCGTCGCCCCACGACCACCACCACGCCCGGCAACCAGCCCCCCGTGCCCAAGATCGTGCGGCAGCCTGTCGCCGACCCCGTGTTCGACCAGGGCGTCATGGTCGACCGTCTCCATGCGTTGTTGATCCAGGCGCAACTCACGCTGGCGACCTCGAACCAGTCGGTGGTGCAGGCCCAGGGCGTGCTCGACAAGGCCAACGCCGCGCTGGCGAAGGCGGGCAACGTGTCGAGGGCAGCGGACCGGCGGGTCGCGCACTGGCGCACGGTGCTCGCCCGATTGGCGATCCGGTCCTACGTCAGCGACGACGACATGAGCTTCGAGGGCAAGCTCGAAGGTGATCCGACGCCCACGTACCGCAGCCTGACGGTCGGTGAAGCTCGCCGGCAGTTCGCGTCGGCCGAGGACAACGCCCACGCCCGCCACCAGCGGGCGGGCGCCGCTCGCCGTGATCGAGATCGGGCGAGGGACGCGCTGCAGAAGGTGCAGCAATCGCAGCAGGACGTGAACCACAAGATCACGTCGCTGTTCGACCAGCTGGGGGTCGCCCAGACCAAGCTGTCGCAACTGGCCATCGGCGACAAGGCCATCAGCCCCGAACAGGCCCAGCGGCTGTTGGCCGAGGCGCTCGCCCGCCGTGGCCTCGACGGTTACGGCACCGCACCGCTGCTCGATCCCCGGGTGCAGAGCGCCATCCAGTTCGCCCGCGACCAGATGGGCAAGCCCTACCAGTGGGGCGGCAACGGACCCAACAGCTTCGACTGTTCGGGCCTCACCCAGCAGGCATTCCTCCACGCCGGCACCGCGATCCCGCGCGTGGCGGCCGACCAGCAGGCCTACACCGTCCCGGTCAGCCCTGCCGACGCCCAACCCGGCGACCTCGTGTTCTTCGGCACCCCGGCCACGCACGTCGGCCTCTACATCGGCGACGGCTACATGATCGACGCGCCCTACACCGGCACGGTCGTGCGGCTCGACCCGGTCTACCGCCGCTCCATCAGCGGCTTCGGCCGCGTCGTCTTTTGA
- a CDS encoding AMP-binding protein: protein MRSPLLELFVPHWEDHPDAPFLVRDRAVAHTLGDLASRVRGLAGALHDRGVRPGDRVSVQVERHPDSVVLYLAVLWAGAVFHPMNPAYLPEEADYLLSDAEPALAVRSLAELGELVAAADAGPGRAMAEPVDRDADDLAALLYTSGTTGRPKGAMISHGNLASNAVALRRAWGFEPDDAVLHVLPVFHAHGLFVACNTSLANGTPLVWHDGFDVDAVIDSLAGLDASPVRPTVFMGVPTHYTRLLGSPRLDRTAVGDVRLFVSGSAPLQATTHGAFEERTGQRVLERYGMTETLMIASNPLDGPRIGGTVGYALPGVEVRVVDDSGATLPARAAGDVQVRGPNVCLGYWRQPERRAVDTTPDGWFRTGDLGVLADDGRLTLVGRSKDLIISGGYNVYPAELERLLDELPGVAESAVVGMPHPEFGESGVAVLVADPAGPVGSPDPDACLQELARHVARYKVPRWAVVVSDLPRNAMGKVQKAQLRQDLAAGWSRFLQQVQDAAD from the coding sequence ATGCGGTCGCCCCTGCTCGAGCTCTTCGTGCCGCACTGGGAAGATCATCCCGACGCGCCGTTCCTCGTGCGCGACCGGGCCGTCGCGCACACGTTGGGCGACCTCGCCTCGCGGGTCCGGGGTTTGGCGGGGGCGTTGCACGACCGGGGCGTACGACCCGGCGACCGGGTCTCGGTGCAGGTCGAGCGCCATCCCGACTCGGTGGTCCTGTACCTGGCAGTCCTGTGGGCCGGCGCCGTCTTTCACCCCATGAACCCCGCCTACCTGCCAGAGGAAGCCGACTACCTCCTGTCCGATGCCGAACCTGCGCTCGCGGTCCGTTCGCTCGCCGAGCTCGGCGAGTTGGTCGCCGCGGCCGACGCCGGCCCCGGACGAGCGATGGCCGAGCCGGTCGACCGCGACGCCGACGACCTCGCCGCCCTGCTGTACACCTCGGGGACGACCGGACGGCCGAAAGGGGCGATGATCAGCCACGGCAACTTGGCGTCGAACGCCGTCGCGCTGCGCCGGGCATGGGGCTTCGAGCCCGACGATGCGGTGCTCCACGTGCTGCCGGTCTTCCACGCCCACGGGCTGTTCGTGGCCTGCAACACCTCGCTGGCCAACGGCACGCCGCTGGTGTGGCACGACGGCTTCGACGTCGACGCGGTCATCGACTCGTTGGCGGGCCTCGACGCGAGCCCCGTGCGGCCGACCGTCTTCATGGGCGTACCCACTCACTACACGAGGTTGTTGGGCTCACCCCGTCTCGATCGCACGGCGGTCGGCGATGTCCGGCTGTTCGTCTCCGGTTCGGCTCCCCTGCAGGCCACGACCCACGGGGCGTTCGAGGAGCGGACGGGGCAGCGCGTGCTCGAGCGCTACGGCATGACCGAGACGTTGATGATCGCCAGCAACCCGCTCGACGGTCCCCGCATCGGCGGCACCGTCGGGTACGCGCTGCCGGGCGTGGAGGTGCGTGTGGTCGACGACTCGGGAGCGACCCTGCCCGCAAGGGCGGCGGGCGACGTGCAGGTGCGCGGTCCGAACGTCTGCCTCGGCTACTGGCGTCAACCGGAGCGGCGCGCCGTCGACACGACCCCCGATGGGTGGTTCCGCACCGGCGACCTCGGCGTGTTGGCCGACGACGGTCGTCTCACGCTGGTGGGTCGCTCGAAGGACCTCATCATCTCGGGTGGCTACAACGTGTATCCCGCCGAGCTCGAGCGGCTGCTCGACGAGCTGCCGGGTGTGGCCGAATCGGCGGTGGTGGGGATGCCCCATCCGGAGTTCGGCGAGTCGGGCGTCGCCGTGCTCGTTGCCGATCCCGCCGGTCCGGTTGGCTCGCCGGATCCCGACGCGTGTTTGCAGGAGCTGGCTCGCCACGTGGCGCGCTACAAGGTGCCGCGCTGGGCGGTGGTGGTGTCCGACTTGCCCCGCAACGCCATGGGAAAGGTGCAAAAGGCACAACTACGACAGGATCTCGCTGCGGGCTGGTCCCGGTTCCTCCAACAGGTGCAGGATGCGGCCGACTGA
- a CDS encoding cation diffusion facilitator family transporter encodes MSDSGHGTRAIVAAFLANLGIAIAKFAGFAFTGSGSMLAEGVHSVADTGNQLLLLFGGRKARREADPEHPFGYGRERYFWAFMVAVVLFTLGAAFAVFDGIEKLRHPHQLDAAQWAYAILGVAVVLEGFSFRTAMQEAKTAMGPRTRLWRFIRSAKAPEVPVVLLEDTAALTGLVVALAAVVASQLTHDPKWDAIGTITIGGLLGIVAVVLASEMKSLLIGESATKHVQEAIRGALEIEPSVVRVIHLRTEHRGPDELLVAAKVEFLHSLTLPEVAEAVDRVEANVRANVPAAKVMYIEPDVSRDKVAAPMVSETAGLTTGEWETITGAVDAVADAGPVPPHDDLDALLRPQPIPEQATGERRRRRESS; translated from the coding sequence ATGTCCGACTCGGGCCACGGCACCCGGGCCATCGTCGCCGCGTTCCTCGCGAACTTGGGGATCGCCATCGCCAAGTTCGCCGGGTTCGCGTTCACCGGATCCGGGTCGATGCTCGCCGAGGGCGTGCACTCGGTGGCCGACACGGGCAACCAGCTGCTGCTCCTGTTCGGCGGCCGCAAGGCCCGCCGCGAAGCCGACCCGGAGCACCCCTTCGGCTACGGCCGGGAGCGCTACTTCTGGGCGTTCATGGTGGCCGTTGTGCTGTTCACGCTCGGTGCAGCGTTCGCCGTGTTCGACGGCATCGAGAAACTGCGCCACCCCCACCAGCTCGACGCCGCCCAGTGGGCGTACGCGATCTTGGGCGTCGCCGTCGTCCTCGAAGGCTTCAGCTTCCGCACCGCGATGCAAGAAGCCAAGACCGCGATGGGCCCGCGCACCCGGCTGTGGCGCTTCATCCGCAGCGCGAAAGCGCCCGAGGTGCCCGTGGTGCTGTTGGAGGACACCGCGGCCCTCACCGGTCTAGTGGTGGCGCTCGCCGCGGTGGTCGCCAGCCAGCTCACGCACGATCCCAAGTGGGACGCGATCGGCACCATCACCATCGGCGGTCTGCTCGGCATCGTTGCCGTCGTGCTCGCGTCGGAGATGAAGTCGCTGCTGATCGGCGAATCGGCCACCAAGCATGTGCAAGAAGCGATCCGGGGTGCCCTCGAGATCGAGCCGAGCGTGGTGCGGGTGATCCATCTGCGCACGGAGCACCGAGGTCCCGACGAGCTGCTCGTGGCGGCCAAGGTCGAGTTCCTCCACTCGCTGACACTCCCGGAGGTGGCCGAAGCTGTCGACCGCGTGGAAGCGAACGTCCGAGCGAACGTGCCCGCCGCCAAAGTGATGTACATCGAGCCCGACGTGTCGCGCGACAAGGTGGCCGCACCGATGGTCAGCGAGACAGCGGGGCTCACCACCGGCGAGTGGGAGACGATCACCGGCGCAGTCGACGCCGTCGCCGACGCGGGGCCGGTACCACCGCACGACGACCTCGACGCGCTGTTGCGCCCGCAGCCCATTCCTGAGCAGGCCACCGGGGAGCGACGCCGTCGACGCGAGTCGTCGTAG